The proteins below come from a single Flavobacterium lindanitolerans genomic window:
- a CDS encoding LytR/AlgR family response regulator transcription factor has protein sequence MEKLKCIIVDDDEIDRLTVLSFAKRFENLSILGVFDNADEALAFMENNKPDILFLDIDMPGMNGVELRKKALEVSACIFITSHPEFAVESFELDTLDFIVKPLKFDRFAQTMRRIEEFMEIKHKASLFESSIGGDVIYIKEGHDQTKVKLHDILYLEALKDYTLIITSKKRHCVLSSIGVLLKESHFQSFIRIHRSFAVQKQFIEKINTQEILLSNGAMIPVGRSFKENINILLS, from the coding sequence ATGGAAAAGTTAAAATGCATCATAGTCGATGATGACGAAATAGACAGACTTACGGTGCTTTCGTTTGCGAAACGGTTTGAAAACCTTTCCATTTTGGGCGTTTTTGATAACGCCGACGAGGCACTCGCTTTTATGGAAAACAACAAACCGGACATTTTGTTTCTGGATATTGATATGCCCGGCATGAATGGTGTGGAATTGCGAAAAAAAGCTTTAGAAGTTTCCGCCTGTATTTTCATCACTTCACACCCGGAATTTGCCGTAGAAAGCTTTGAACTTGACACTTTAGATTTTATCGTCAAGCCTTTAAAATTTGACCGCTTTGCCCAGACCATGCGCCGCATTGAGGAATTCATGGAAATAAAGCATAAAGCCTCCTTATTTGAATCGAGCATAGGTGGTGATGTGATTTATATAAAAGAAGGACACGACCAGACCAAAGTCAAGCTACATGACATCTTATATCTTGAAGCCCTAAAAGACTACACGCTGATTATTACTTCTAAAAAAAGGCATTGTGTACTGTCAAGCATAGGAGTGTTGCTTAAAGAATCCCATTTTCAATCTTTTATAAGAATACACAGGAGTTTTGCCGTACAAAAACAATTCATAGAAAAAATCAACACCCAGGAAATCCTGCTCAGCAATGGAGCCATGATTCCTGTGGGAAGGAGCTTTAAAGAAAACATCAATATACTGCTATCATGA
- the trxA gene encoding thioredoxin, which translates to MAQAITDATFEEIVLKSDKPVLVDFWAAWCGPCRMVGPIIDQISTEYDGKAVVGKVDVDANQEFAAKYGVRNIPTVLVFQNGEVVGRQVGVAPKQSYTDAIDALL; encoded by the coding sequence ATGGCACAAGCAATAACTGATGCAACTTTCGAAGAAATTGTATTAAAATCAGATAAACCCGTTTTAGTGGATTTTTGGGCAGCATGGTGTGGACCTTGTAGAATGGTTGGTCCAATCATCGACCAAATCAGTACTGAATATGATGGGAAAGCTGTTGTTGGAAAAGTTGACGTAGATGCAAACCAGGAGTTTGCTGCTAAGTATGGCGTGAGAAATATTCCAACAGTATTGGTTTTCCAAAATGGAGAAGTAGTGGGAAGACAAGTAGGCGTAGCGCCGAAACAAAGCTACACAGACGCAATTGACGCATTGTTATAA
- a CDS encoding tetratricopeptide repeat-containing sensor histidine kinase — translation MKKAFLFLVFCLFSTALSAQKQGQMLIDSLETALKNTKDKKTIVIIKNKLSQEYSRVDPEKGKQLAKSAIEMAETIDFKNGLAEGYRCLGINTTDSTAINFYRKGLAFAKETKDKQVLSVLYRNIAVYYIYRNDYKNGLDYSFKSLKLSEELGKNEEIAGTYINIGFIYNDLKDRKKALEYFKKALDINKKFNNPTMKAVILENIGVLYNNEGKNELAVSYLNQALEINRKNNNLNFVATNLGTLGSAYLELKKYDLAESHIKEALKISKELKIRRVMSYNLQNLSMIYMDKYADPKNNSFYKSRPVADTSLLMLKEAVIYDQESNDIKSLSTDFKQIASLYEELGDSKNALLYFKKFNTYKDSIYQTDTKETVKNLEDQRTIELKNKEIQFNKLKIESKEKQKWYFILGLILLGIIGILLFYQSRNRKRSNEKLQQLNNELDLANKTKSRFFSILNHDLRSPVSSLIHFLHLQKESPELLDAESKKRMEDKTINSAENLLNSMEDLLLWSKGQMENFKPQPKTISVGSLFEDTRKHFSGQEKIDILFEDPQGLVLNTDENYLKTIIRNLTGNAIKALEKTNNAKIIWKAWQENGIKHLSITDNGPGGTQEQFKALYDDKEVVGIKTGLGLHLIRDLAKAIDCKIDIQTQPNQGTAFILTLK, via the coding sequence ATGAAAAAGGCATTCTTATTTTTAGTATTCTGCTTGTTCTCTACTGCACTATCTGCCCAAAAGCAAGGACAGATGCTGATTGATTCGTTGGAAACAGCCCTAAAAAACACCAAAGACAAAAAAACAATTGTCATTATCAAAAACAAGCTAAGCCAGGAATATTCAAGGGTGGACCCGGAAAAAGGAAAGCAACTGGCAAAAAGCGCCATTGAAATGGCAGAAACTATTGATTTTAAAAATGGTCTGGCCGAAGGCTACCGTTGCCTGGGAATTAATACAACTGATTCTACAGCGATTAATTTTTACCGAAAAGGTCTAGCATTTGCCAAAGAAACTAAAGACAAGCAGGTATTGAGTGTTTTGTACCGGAATATAGCCGTTTATTATATCTATAGAAATGATTACAAAAACGGACTCGACTATAGTTTCAAATCGCTTAAACTAAGTGAGGAATTAGGCAAAAACGAAGAAATTGCCGGCACTTATATCAACATCGGGTTTATATACAACGACCTGAAAGACCGGAAAAAAGCACTGGAATATTTCAAAAAAGCATTGGATATAAACAAGAAGTTCAACAATCCGACGATGAAAGCTGTGATTCTTGAAAATATTGGCGTATTATACAATAACGAAGGTAAAAACGAACTAGCGGTTTCCTACCTTAATCAGGCGCTGGAAATCAACCGAAAAAACAACAACCTGAATTTTGTAGCTACAAATCTTGGGACGTTAGGAAGTGCCTATTTGGAATTAAAAAAATATGACCTGGCCGAAAGCCATATCAAGGAAGCATTAAAAATCAGCAAGGAGTTAAAAATTCGCAGAGTCATGTCCTACAACCTGCAAAATCTTTCCATGATTTACATGGACAAGTATGCAGACCCAAAAAACAACTCCTTTTACAAAAGCAGACCCGTGGCAGATACTTCCTTACTGATGCTGAAAGAAGCGGTAATTTACGACCAGGAAAGCAACGACATCAAATCACTTTCAACCGATTTTAAACAGATTGCCTCGTTGTATGAGGAATTGGGCGATTCAAAAAACGCACTTCTTTATTTCAAAAAATTCAACACCTATAAAGATTCCATCTATCAGACTGACACAAAAGAAACCGTAAAAAACCTGGAAGACCAACGGACAATTGAACTAAAAAACAAGGAAATCCAGTTCAATAAGCTCAAAATTGAGAGTAAGGAAAAACAGAAATGGTATTTTATACTGGGTCTCATCCTATTGGGAATTATAGGGATACTGTTGTTCTACCAAAGCCGGAACCGCAAAAGAAGTAATGAAAAATTACAGCAACTGAATAACGAATTGGATTTGGCCAATAAAACAAAATCCCGCTTTTTCAGTATCCTCAACCACGATTTGAGAAGTCCTGTGTCGAGTCTGATTCATTTTCTCCATCTGCAAAAAGAGAGTCCCGAATTGCTGGATGCTGAAAGCAAAAAAAGAATGGAAGACAAAACAATCAATTCTGCCGAAAACCTGCTTAATTCCATGGAAGACTTATTGCTTTGGAGCAAAGGCCAAATGGAAAACTTCAAACCTCAGCCTAAAACCATTAGTGTAGGTTCGTTATTTGAAGACACTCGAAAACATTTTTCAGGACAAGAGAAGATTGACATTCTGTTTGAAGACCCGCAAGGATTAGTACTAAATACTGATGAAAATTACCTGAAAACAATTATCCGAAATCTGACCGGAAATGCCATCAAAGCTTTGGAAAAAACCAATAATGCTAAAATAATCTGGAAAGCATGGCAGGAAAACGGGATAAAACACCTTTCCATAACAGATAATGGCCCGGGTGGCACTCAGGAACAATTTAAAGCCTTATATGACGATAAAGAAGTTGTTGGAATTAAGACGGGATTAGGCCTGCATTTGATACGCGATCTGGCTAAGGCCATTGACTGCAAGATTGACATACAAACACAGCCTAACCAGGGGACTGCTTTTATACTGACATTAAAATAA